One Pseudorhodoplanes sinuspersici DNA segment encodes these proteins:
- the cyoA gene encoding ubiquinol oxidase subunit II gives MNRFRMIALLPLVALLSGCNFVVLDPAGDVAGQQRDLVVISTVLMLLIIVPVMALTVLFAWRYRHSNDAARYEPDWDHSTQLELVIWAAPLLIIICLGALTWMGTHLLDPYRPIGRVASGRPVTQQTKPLEVNVVALDWKWLFIYPEYGIATVNELAAPVDRPIQFKITSSSVMNSFYIPALAGQVYAMPGMETKLHAVINEPGVYQGFSANYSGAGFSGMRFAFHGLASDAFDKWVASVKAGGGALDRSSYLQLERPSENDPVRRYATVDPALYRAILNMCVEPGKMCMNEMMAIDAKGGLGMAGINNVLPLTYDKHAARGTVFGPEPTYVAGICAIDELDGAPATTAAPINTTPVRGAGLPRPAFTSARQPSASLINPQLRLQ, from the coding sequence TTGAACCGCTTTCGCATGATTGCCCTGTTGCCGCTGGTGGCGCTGCTGAGTGGCTGCAACTTCGTTGTCCTTGATCCTGCTGGCGACGTGGCCGGGCAGCAGCGCGATCTTGTGGTCATCTCGACCGTATTGATGCTGCTCATCATCGTGCCTGTCATGGCGCTCACCGTGCTGTTCGCCTGGCGTTACCGGCATTCGAACGATGCGGCGCGCTATGAGCCGGACTGGGATCACTCAACCCAGCTCGAACTCGTTATCTGGGCTGCGCCTCTGTTGATCATCATCTGTCTTGGCGCGCTCACATGGATGGGAACGCATCTGCTCGATCCCTATCGCCCGATTGGTCGTGTTGCATCGGGGCGCCCCGTCACGCAGCAGACGAAGCCTTTGGAGGTGAACGTCGTCGCGCTCGATTGGAAATGGCTGTTTATTTATCCCGAATACGGTATCGCCACGGTCAATGAACTTGCGGCACCGGTCGATCGGCCGATCCAGTTCAAGATCACATCGTCATCGGTGATGAATTCTTTCTACATCCCCGCGCTCGCCGGACAGGTCTATGCGATGCCGGGTATGGAGACGAAGTTGCACGCCGTCATCAATGAGCCCGGCGTCTATCAAGGCTTCTCCGCCAATTATAGCGGTGCTGGGTTCTCCGGTATGCGCTTCGCCTTTCATGGATTGGCGAGCGACGCATTCGACAAATGGGTCGCGAGCGTGAAAGCGGGCGGCGGTGCATTGGATCGGAGCAGCTATCTCCAACTCGAACGCCCGAGTGAAAACGACCCCGTGCGCCGTTACGCGACGGTCGATCCGGCTTTGTATCGGGCCATCCTCAACATGTGCGTTGAGCCCGGCAAGATGTGCATGAACGAAATGATGGCCATTGATGCCAAAGGTGGATTGGGGATGGCCGGCATCAACAATGTCTTGCCTCTGACCTATGATAAACATGCCGCGCGGGGCACAGTCTTTGGACCCGAGCCGACCTATGTTGCCGGCATTTGCGCCATCGACGAACTGGACGGAGCGCCAGCCACAACAGCCGCGCCGATCAATACCACGCCGGTTCGCGGCGCAGGCTTGCCGCGGCCGGCCTTCACGTCGGCACGCCAGCCTTCGGCATCCTTGATCAACCCGCAGCTCCGGCTTCAATGA